CTCTTTtatctcatctggaaaatgagtaTGAAAATAGATTTGTTTTGATAATGTGTATAATGTGCTTAGCACTGTCCTTAGCATGTGGTACCCACTCAATAAAATGGACTCTCCCAGTCCCCTTGTATATTAGGAAGGGATCATCTCCTCCTGCCAAAGGACAACCCCAAGGCATGGCCCACCCAACCTGCCATCTTAATTGGCTCATAAGATCAACATTTGCACTAGTCCAAAATATTTGTCAGATACCTCCTATGTGTGAGCATTTGGGATCCAGCAGCAAGGATCTTTCAGAGGTTACAGTCTAAGGGAAGAAACAAACTCAGAGACAAAGTCATAGTCATGAATCGTAAATCCTATCAAGGAAAAGAGGGAGCTGTGAGAAGGAGTACAAAGCGAGCAGCAGGAGTGGGAGTATCATTTTACTGAAAGTCAGATAAGACCTCTTGCTGAGAGAATGGCATGTAAGCTTATAGGGACTCAGTGTCCCTCACATAAATGCTAGAAGGATAATAAATTGTCCTCAGGCCAGAGGTGGCACTAGTAGCAAGACAGGTTCTCAAAGCACAAGATGAAGAGATCTCCTGATATGGTGGGGCCCCACAACCTTGCTTCCTTAGGGACAATCTGCCCTGTAATCATAACCTCCTCCAGAATGTGCCTGGGTTCAAATGCCTCACCTTGCACCCTCGTCCCCCTCTTAATGCCCTGAATTATCTCATAAATCATCTAGTCCCACAGCACTTGGCAAAGCAGCACCAGGCTTTGATGACCATATTTTCCACATAGTCTTGGAATTCAGGCTATTTAGTATTGAAGCTCAAAGTAATTTTCCCCTAGATTTATTCACTCTGTTCCACTCTGCAGGTTTAACCTCCTGTCCAGGTTGCTTTTCAGCGAAACCACTTTTAGAGATTGTTTTTGTTCTACCCCAATTTTCTGGAGTCATTTAAATCCAAGGGACCTCTTAGGAGATTGCAGATTATATATACATGTCTACGTATAAAGACAGAGAAAGATCCCTGGGAAAGTCATTGTCCAGAATCACACTGGCTTTGCTTTTCCTTGTTTTCAATTACAGACTCAGGGGCTGTGGAACATTACTAAAGCACAGTGTACATGGTACATTTCCaacatttttcatttgctttcctGCTCTCTTCCATTTCCCTACTTGATTTCCAATGTGAGAGTGATTTGGTGCCACTGTTTTTTGCCCAAAGCTTTCTGCAGGTAATAGCTTCCCTCTCCCACCCCTTTTAATCCATTTCTATTAGGTTCATGCTTCTCCTTCACTTGAAGTTATTCCCAATCTCTGCTCCTGAGCTCTTCTAACCTCTCGGTAGTTTGTCACTGATACCTTCATCAATTTCTAAGGAccattcatttgcattcattCAGTGcttaatgagcacctactatgtgtagGCCACTGGGCTGTGGGAATACAAAAATGATTAACACATactgttttattcttctgtgaTCTAAGGATCACATAATCTCTGGTGGGAGCAGGCAGGTAAACAGGTAAGTACAAGTCATTACATTAGTTACTGTAGATTGAAGTGTGGACAAAATATTgcagaaataaagcaaaagggAAGGATTAATTCAGCcttgaaagattaaaaataacagCACAGAACAAGTATATCTGAGCTGTATGTGAAAGGGCTTTCTTGCTGAGTAAACAGCTTGTGTAAATATGAGTGTTCAGAGAACCAGATATGGTTCACACTGGCTGGAGCACAGTACAGGGTGGCAAGGGGAGATAGTTAGAGACAAAGATGAGAGGAGTTTGGTATAGGTTGGTTAGGGCCAAAATACAGGTCAACTGAACAGTTGACTGTAACTGactgtaaatattaaataaataaaaatccacacACTTGTAGTGACAGTAAAGAAATCATGCCCTTATTTGAGACCAGTGGAGGTTATTATACCGACTTCTGATGCTGAAAATTGGTGATTAAAGGGAACGTATTAAGTCTTTACACTGCCTTTTTAGGAGAAAACGTAGTTCTTTGCCAGAAGATGAGGGAAAGACCTCCCTTATACCAGAATGCCAACTAAAGTACGTAAAAAGAATGACAGGATTAtaaaatcaccattttgcaaccaACGGTGAAATACCTGACTTGGACAAAAACCATCAATGGCTGCTAAAACCTTGGGATGAAGTTTTGGGGAACATAATATTCTCTCAGTAACAGAGTACCATCTAGAAATTACCAGCTAACTGGAAAGGGAAAATGCATCTTTACAAAAGACAGACATGGTGATCACCATCTTAACCAAAAGATCAAACTTATGGCACAACCGTAGGACAACCTCTCATTGTGCACCTTCTGATGTGACATATATAAAGTACACAGCTTCACTTAGGTAGTATCTTCGGTGTTTCAACTGCATCTttagttataaaaaaaaaaaaagggatagagGAAAAAGTTAAAACCAAGAAGAAGCAATTGGACAAATCTAGAGTATGGGGCATCCTACAAGACAACTGCCCTAACTTCTTCAGAAAGTTAATGTCACGAGtgggaaaatttaaaaaggtgGGGGGATtatcttgattttaaaaagactaaagaGATATAACAGTCAAATGGAATGCCTGAATATTATTAAATCCTGATTGTAAAACTAACATGGTAAGATAAACTTGGAAACAATAGAGACatttaaagacatttaaatatGGACTGGATACTAGATGGTATTTGGGAACCAATTTCTAGTCTTATAATGATCTTGTGATTATGtgggaaaatatcttttttttttttgagacagagtctcgctctgtcacccaggctggagtgcagcagcatgatctcagcatactgcaacccctgcctcccgggttcaagtgattctcctgcctcagcctcccaagtagctgggattacaggcgtccaccaccacgccccgctagtATCCTTATTTTTAATGAGATGCACACTGAGTATTTAGGGATGAAGCATCATGCAACTAATTCAAATGGTTCagcaaaataaacatatatacacacacatagacaaaCTAAATATGTCTGAAAGTTCACAATCACTGAACTTAAGTTGTAGGTATACAGGTGGATTGTACTTTTCTGAATATTTGTAAGTTTTCATAATAAGGAAGTTtggaagaaacaaaaggaaaaggcacATAATGGAGGGCTTGTTATGAGCTCCTTGGGATTCTGGATCCTACTGCTGAAGGTTTTAACCAGTGCTTGACATGATCAAATTGACATTTTAGAAAGCTCATTGATGTATTGCATTTACTCAACTAGCATTTATTGATCACCCACATCCAATGTTGAGTGAACCCTGAGGTAGGTGCTGTGGGAGACATGAAAACCAAAAAGGCATCGTCTGGCCAGAAAAGCACTTACCATGCAATAGAGGAGATGAGACACAAAACACTGAGCACAAGGTAAAGCTTTCTTGTCACAAGGGGTAACTGGGAGACCTGGGGTAAAAGGCAGATGCACGGTGCCTCCAGGTGTTATCTGGTGTTCCACGCCCACAAAATTATCTCAGAAAGCATAAAACTACAGGTGACTGAAAATCACCTGTCAGCTCTAGCCCCTTGAACTTTCCTTATTTCTAGATGGCAGAACCATAACCCCGAGAGATACTGGAAAATGCAAGATTTCCTTGAGGTAGGGTGTAGGAACGTGACTCATTTCTGGCCCAAGGGACCTGACTTAGGTCTCCTGAAATCCACCAGGGACTACTGACAAAGATCTTCTTTCTTGATAAAAACAGAGACATGTAAGAaggccccctcctccccctttctTCCTGCCTCTGAGTGCATGTGGGTGAGGTTGTGATGCTTGGAGCTGGGGAATTGTGAGGGGAAAgccaagggaaagaaagaaaagatggcagACTCAGATCCCTAATATCATTGAGCCGCTGAAGCCTACAACCTGACAACCTCCCATTACCAGACTTCTTCTTATAGAAGCAAAATTTCCCCCTTTCCAACGAATTTATCAGCAGTTGTTGATATATATGGCCCAAAACCGCACTCAGCCCTCATCTGCAAGCATACTGTGTCTAGAGCCAATCCTAACCTTTGAACAACGCAGTTGAAGGAAGCCTCACCCACCAATGAGTCAAGTCGGTCCTGCTCCTAGTTGTTATGACCACATGCATGCTGTAGTTCAGGATGGTAAAGAAGTTTCACATTCATATGCCAACTCAGATTGATGGGCAGCAACTGGATAATCCGCTGTGCAGAAAGTTAAATACAGGTTCTGTGGAAAGAAGTGTCTAGATTCATAGTGCCAGACATCTGCCCTGGGCCACATGCTTACCGTCCCATGGATGGATGGAACTTGGAATCAGAAGACCCAAGTTTGAGTCCTGGCTCTACTACTTTTGTGATTTTGGtcatttaacctctttgagccttcTTATGGCATAGTAGTTATAATCAAGATAATATAAGTGAATGTGCTTTGTAAACCATGAAGTGTCGGTCACACAGATGATAGCTACTGTCTTATATTTGTCAAACCTCAGCTGAGGACCAGGTTGACAggatggagggagaggaggaattcAAGACTCGAGCGCTGGATGGCCAGTAGCTGGACACCTGACAGGAGGTTCTAAGGCCAGAGTTTCAGGTGAAAGTGAATGAGTAGTAGTGAGTTGTGGCCCTGAACAGTGAAATATAGTTGGAGAAGATTCCAAAAGCAGGAGTGAAGACACTAAcggcaaataaaaatagaaatcatggaCTGGATAGCCTATGCTGTACTTTTTTATTGTTCTAACACCTGAGGGATATGATCCTACCCATCAGTTATAGTGGCTCCCCATGGCTGGGGACTTTTCTGAATCTTCAGAGGGGCAAGCGAATTTGCCAAATTTCCCTCCCTAGGTGGTTCTAACGTGCCTCCTTAGGGCAgtgtttctctttcctctgttgcAAACCACTAAAGTAGACTAGAATGAAGAAGCCCAAAgtgcaagaagaaatagacagtCCAAAGCTGGTAGAGATCTTTGGTAAGCTCAGGGTGGCAggaccattttatttttctctcctccctcaccTATGGCCTAGCACAAACCTACCACATTTCCAAAAAGCCCAGGAGGTAACAGTGAAAAAATCAGAAGAGggctttttataataaaagtcaAAGCTAAAAGGGGGGCCAAGGACTCTTGACTAGAATGACCCAAGAGGCCCTCCCTCTCCAGGTTATGGAAGGCCTGAGTCCCTTGTGAAGTCTGACCTAAAGGCCAAAGGTGAGGGAGGCTTCCTTTAGCCCCCTCTTCAACCCACATGGACCTAAAGCATTCACCAGCCCCAtgcaggaaaatggaaaaaaagattgACAGTCAACCCCAGGTGAAAGCTAAGAAGAGACTGAAGCCTATGGCAGGTGGATGGCGGGGTGGAGTGCAGGTGGGGGAAGAAAAATTCAAAGTTGTATTTGTCCATAGCTATATCTCCAATGTCTACACCAAGGACTGGTTCATATAAGAGGCAATGAGTGAATGAGCCAATGGAGAAGTCGTAAATCCCAGATTAAATGGGTTGTCCAAGGAACTGAAGAGAGGTATTTGAAAGagggcctggacaacagaggctCTGCACCCACAGAGAAGCAAGTGCATAAATGAAATTGAACTGGGCAGAGAGCCCCTCCCAATTCATAATCCAAGCAGACTCTGAGTGAATCCTGAGAGGAAGATCAGGCCTGGAGATGCTGCTCTCCATCCCTTCTGCATTCCACATATCAGAAAAACTCCAAGGGTTTAAATTATGTTTAACATGCAAAATTAGGAGATTCTACATAAAGATACTGTTGATAAACTGAAGATTATTCCTACTCAAGTCAAGAGCTATATGTGAGCTGGTGCATTCTTGAACCAGACTGCCTGAATTTAAAGCCTGGCTCATTCATTACCAGCATGATCCTGAACAATTTACTCAACCTCTTTTTACCCCATTTCTTCATCCCATCCCCTCATTAAGAGATAATTATCACTTGTTATAAGGACTTAATATATTAATCCTTGTATAACGCctgcaacagtgcctggcacatatgcCTCAATACAATTAACTACCATAACATGTGAGGCACATATGTGTCAAAAGAATACATGTTAAGATGTTGTGAGGGGTTAAATTGCTCCTGCCCTCAcaccaaattcatatgtggaagtcATAATCCCTAATACTTCATAATGTAGCtgaatttagagacagggtctttaaagggtaaagttaaatgaggtcattagaggGGCTCCAATTCAAGATGACTAGTATTCTTATAAGAGAttaggatatatatacacagagacacacacacacacatacacacatatacacacacacacacacacacacacacacacagagagagagaccatgtaaagacagagagagaagaaagctaTCTATAAGCTGAGTGaggccctcagaagaaaccaaccctgctgataccttgatcttgaatttctagcctccagaactgagaaaataaatttgttgtttaagctactcagtctgtggtactttgttatggcagccccagaaaACTGATAAGATTTTCTTATGAAACAAATGTGGCCCACTTCACAAATTACCAAATTCAAATGCCCTCAGGCATCTGAATATAAACTGctttaaattcattcattcattcaacactgtAGCACCTACTATGCCCTGAACACTGCATGTTTATTAAAACCCTTCGTCATATaagccaattttattttcttgtcagtAACCACCCACTTCtaattttgtccattttctgctgGGCAGCTTAGTGTGCCACTTGGTTGTCTGCCACTGCTTCTCCTGATTAATGGGAAATGATCCTTGTTATGGATCGGAAATGAACAGCATCAGAGTATGTAGTTCTCAGCTCTGGCTAAAcactagaatcacctgggaagttttaaaaatacctacACCCAGACCTACCCCTTACCCCATTCTGATTTAGTTGGTCTTCGTGTGGAGCTCTGGCAGTGTTTCTGTAAGCTTCCCAGACAATTCTAGTGTGCAAccaaagttgagaaccactactTAAGTTTAAAAGGGACTTCAAGGTCACCCCCCCTTTCCACTCAAAGTACAGTTCACAGATCACCAGCACTGTCATCATCTGGAAActcgttagaaatgcagaatctcaggttcCATCCCAAAATACTAAATCAGAATGCATATTTTAACACGATTCACCACACAATTCAGATGTACTCTAAAATTTAAGAAGCACTGTATTCCTACTAGAATCTAGATGATTCATAGAATCTAGATTATTCTAATGGGAGTTCACCGCTTCTGAATCAACTAGAAAGCATGTTAAAAACTAAGCTACCTGGCTTCCTCTCAGATTCATAGAATCTCAATCTTTGGGTAAAAGGCCTAGAAatcaaaattttatgtatttttgtgtaGCTAGTCACACAAGGGTCTGCGGTTTGGGAATCACTTATCTAGGGCAATGTATATATTCTCTCAGCTGCCCAGCCTCTGTTTAAAAACCTTCcaattcttttttgaaaatgagaaatataaCAGAGatacaggtttttatttttccatcatgCATGCAAACTTACAACTATTTATACTGTTTAAGAACACAGAAATAATTGCGTTATTAACAGGGTGTCAAATTACCAAGTAGAACAACCAGTTACTAATTATTTTGGGGAGGTTATTTTCACAGAACACAGCAACAATTTCCAAATTATTCTTCCAAAACCAGAGTTATGAGACCAGTACAAGCTGATAACAATGCTAATGGTCACACAagtttccatgttacacagaaaaaaaagactgacattCTGGTGAAGGGTCTCAAGTACCTTATCATATCAGaatttttgaaagagttttaCAACAGAACAGTCTCTCTCTTGTTTTGTAGATGCAAGGGAAAGGAAGCATCCCtctcatttctttttgagactccTTGTTAATTCTTAAAACACATTTCTAAGGCCCATCTCTGGAACTTCATTAGTTAACATTAAAAGCAAAAAGCAGACCTGATGTGATTATGATAGTGCAccccatcactatcaccatcaaaAGAGACTACCAATCTCCCAAAGTAGTCACGGTTGCATTGGCATGGTGTCTTGGATTTTCAATAAACAATACAGGTGAAAAGAGAGAGATACAAATGAAACCAGATTGACCATAACTGATAAGTGATGCAGCTAGGTGATGGACACATGGGGTCCAAGGACCATCCTCTCCACTTCTGTGCATGTCTGAAAATGTCCATaacacagagcaaaaaaaaaataaataaataacaaaaaacaaaaaagcagactTGCACATCTGTATCTTCCCATTAGACTAAAATGGGGAAAGTCGTAAGACTTTAAAGGCAAAATGTGCAGCATATAGCATTCTTCTGCATGTACAAAGCCACACctagaacaaaaaaataaagcatccAAAGTAACATTATTCCGTTTCTGGTTTGTCTCTGTGGCTTATAAAATCTACTAATGATAAGATTGGACAAAACTTTGGGAACATCCTCAACTAGGCATCCTATTTGTTCATAACCCCTTCAATTCTCATTTTCCAAGCTAGGGAGGTCCCTCCCATACTCTATCACTGAGAGACAGGCATGCTCCCCCTGCGGCTTCTCAAGCCATTTCTGTCTGATTTTGCAGGCCCACTCCATACCAGTATCATGCCTACTCGACGGTTTTGCTCCAAATCCCCCACCTAGCACACCCTTGCTACAGCTTTAAGTCAAGGACTCTCTTGAGGAACTTAGAATGAGGCGTCCCTAACAAAAGAGAAGGTAGGGAAGAACAGGTGTAAGATACAGTCCTTCTTACCCACCCTCAGGGATAAGAGAGGGAAAGGCCCAGCTCTGCTTTTACACCCACTGGAAATAACCCGGAGATCCAAAACAGATTCTGCCCATCCCAATCCCCATTCCCCAGGAGAAGCTTGAGATGCTCCATATTGGAGACTAAAGCCCACTCCTGGGGCTATTTGAGGTAGAAGCAAAGAGAGCAAAGGACTGCTGAAAGTGGGAAAGCTGGGGATTGAGGTCCAGATGGCCAGAGGCTACCACAAAGGAGGAAACAGCAGGAGGCACTTGGGTCTTAGGAAGCATTAAAACAAAGTCAAAACAAGAGTAAACACTAGTCTATGACATGGCTGCCTTGGGGTTTATAACTCAAGCAGATGCTAGGCATGAAAAGGATTTTCAACTTCAGAACTGTAGAGCAAGCGCAGGAGACAGGTTCAGGGTTTGCCAGCAGATCCACTTGGCCTTCTGGTTTCCTCAACTCTCTTTCAACCTAGTATGTGTGCGCAGTGCCAAGTTCTCAGCTACTTCCCGAGCTGTATGTAGAAAAATGTGGTTTTTCAGTTGTTTTCTCTGTGGTactatttaaacaaaataaaaaagaataaggaaagaaggaaggggaaggcagaaggggaggaagggaggctaccaggaaagggagggaggaaagaagaatgaGAGGGAGGAAATGAGGGATGAAGGCAGGCAAGCAAAATAAGAAGTATAAGTGACCTGAAGTCAAGCAAGCAGAGGCCCACAAATCAGAAATACCTCTTCCCAGAACCCCTACTATGGCACTCTGCTCATGTCTTAGACGGGACTAAGGGAAGTTGACAACGGTATCTGGATTCTATATAGGCCCAGTCCTCACCCTCACCTGGAGCCACAGCATAATGACAGTGAACACATGTCCACACATACCAGCCCGCCCATCAGTCTGGCAGCCAGTAGGGTTCCTGGAAAGCTGGGGAGGGTAGGTGTGTGTCTCATGCACTGGTAGGGGGCCTCGGTCCACAGGCAGTTCTTGAAGTCCTTGTTGACCAGGAAGCCAACTGGGGCTGACAGCAACCCAGACAAAACTTAATGGCTTGATAGTGACACGGCATGGCGCAGATCTTGATGAAAGTTCACCAGTAGAAGGGCCCAGAAGCAAGAAGAGACACATGATGGTACAGAACACATGGCATACTGTTTCTTGCCCTTAACTTCATGCATGCCCAGCAGTCAAGTGCCATTCTGCAGAACATCAAGCAGGATGGGTATCACAGACCACAGGCCAAAGCCAGAAATAAAGCAGGTGACATCTTAGCTGGTGACCCCAGACCCACAGAACAGGAAGTTCTGGCTGATGACTAATACCATGTGCACTGGCTTCATTCTGCAGTGGCAATGGAAACGCTTGCATAGATGACATGCATGGCCAGCATGAACACGAAGCCCAGCAAGTCACTGGCCCTGAAGGAGCAGAGCTTGAGGATGCACTGGTCGTCCTGGAGGATGACTCATGAGTGTCCATGTTAAAGACAAGTAGGAAAGGCCAGAGCCAAGAACAAGGTCCAGGCAATGTAGATAACAGGCAGCACACATCTAAAGTATGTGTGCTTAACATATGAACAGTCCGGGTGCGATCACATAACATGTGACACTAACGTAGAAAAGCAAGAGGCTATGGGAGGCAAAAGAACATGATCATAAATGCCATATTCTTGTAACTAAAGTCCAAAGGGTCTATAGTACACAGAGGCCAACATGAAGAGAAGGCAGAGGGCCAAATATGTAGTCAACCAGGAGCAGCCCAGCAGGAGGCAGCAGGGAGACTTGTGCAGGATCAGTTGGATTGGCTCACCCCAGGCTGAGTAGTCTCCATTGGCTGCTTTCCTGGACCTTGCctgccttctttttcctttcctttctctacaCGAGCCCCTTCACTCAAAAGGTAGAACTGCAAGGGATTGGGCCACAATTCTTCGTTGATTATCTCCACAATCTTGTCAGACTCAATGGAGCTGTGGTTTGAAAACCACCCAAAGAAACTACGGTTGTTTTCTGGGTTTCCCTGGCTTAGGGACGGGAGATCATGCCCTGGGAGCCACTGGATTGGAGTAGAACGAGACACCACCTGGCCAGAAGGACCACACCCATATTCCTTGATGAGCACCTTATTTTGGAAATACGGGTTGCGATTGAAGTAGAACTTGATTTTGTAGCCCAATCTGGCAAGGCCGAGCTCTTCCACTTCCAAGCTGTTTAAGTAGCTCAGTACCTCTTTCTCTTGGCTATTCAGAAAGGATGCTAGCTGGGGGTGGTTCTGAAATGCTTGCCCCCAGAAGCCCGGGATATTTTGGATGAGGTGGTTCCTGCGCTCCAAGTGCTGCAGTCGCAACTGCCCAAACTTCCTGGAGAGCCGAAGGTAGGCCCTGTCCGCCTGGGCGTTCATGTTCTCCAGCTTCAGCTGCACGTTCTCCAGCGTATCCATGCTGCCTTCCGTCGCTGGGGGCCCCGACCCTGCaaccctctcttccttcttttcctccccagCTGACACCGAGGTATTCTCTCCTGCCGCCCCTTTCTTCTGCCTCCCACCAGCTATGACCTGAGGCCCCCTCCCCGCGGTGCTACAGGTTTCTGGGGCCTTCTTCACGGCAGGGCCACGCCGGTTTCCAACGCGGGGGGCATTTTTCGGCCTTCCCACAGTTCCCGCTGTTCCCACGAAGACAGTGTCTGCGGCCAGGCGCTCCGAGAGAGATGCGGCCTTCCCCGGGCCGGGCCTGGCCGCGGCCTGCCCGTGGTCCCCCGCAGCTCGGGCCCGCAGCGCGAGGCCACAGTCCAGGGGGAGCCGGCAGGCGGCCTCCTCCCCGAGCCGGAGGAGCTGCGCGGACGCAGCGGCTTCCAGGCCACCCCACCCCGCGCCAGCCTGCACCTGTGCCGCCTGGGTGTCTTCCCCGAGACTCTGGTACTGTGAAGGGTCCGGGTCGCGCGGGGCGTCGTCCGGAGCAGGGCGGACTCGGGCTTTGGCGCGGCCTTTGCCCCGGTTTTTGGCGCGGGAGGACTTTCGACCCCGACTTCGGCCGCTCATGGTGGCGGCGGAGGCAGCTTCAAAGACACGCTGTGACCCTGCGGCTCCTGACGCCAGCTCTCGGTCGGGACCGAGCGGGTCTCTCCACGGCAACCGCCGACGTCACGAACGTACAACTGTACCGTCGCGAGAGGACGTGATGCGCCCGGTGATTGGCGCCGCCGCTGCGGCTGCGCAGGAGACGACCCCCGCGGGCGCTCCCACCCCCATCTCGCGCGGACTCGCTTTAGGTCTCGGCGAGTTTCTCTGATATGCGCTCGCGGGGGTGCTGCCCTTTCATCTCTTCCGCGCGGGCTCATCGTGCCCTCAGGGTCTCGTTGAACAAGGCAACGCTAAGAGCCATCACCACCTGTCCCCCATCACCTGTTTTCTAAACTAAACATCTTCAGCTCCTCCAGTTATCTCTTGTGGCATCTGTCATGAAGAAAGTGCTCGGGCGTGTGTGTCTCTCTTTGAACACCTTTGCTGAGGGATTTGCTCTGGTACCTTAACTCCAGAGAACGTAAAGGTGGATGCTATAATGCCGGGCGTCAAAGCGATTTGGTACGCAGTAAGATGAtagtagaaattataaaaataatggcaaCTAGTATTTTGTATcatttgtgccaggcactttactAGGTGCTTTAAATGCATTATCTCAATTTACAAAGGAGGTGTTGATATCATTCCCATTTTCGAGATAAGAAAACTGCAGCTCAGAGACACCCGGGCACATTCCCCAGGTTACACAGTAAGGGATGGAAGCACAATTCAAACTCAAGCCCATGGGACTCCGTATCCTATGCCTTATATTTGGAAATGGCAAGTCCTTCCAGACTTGTTCCACTGTCAATTACTTGGCTGGCTCTTAAGAAATCAGCCTTGCTCCTTAACAAACAGGCTTCCGTGGACCACCTGACCACCTCTTCTGCCTGGGAACATCACCCGAGTCCACCAGCTGCCTCAGTTTACAGAACTGGACTATCACTCTAGGTATAGGACCAGAAGTGAAGACCTGTATTAGAGCTCCTGTAATTGGAGTAAGACAAGAATGTGGTGAGAAGTGAAATTATTATTCAGGGAGCAGATTGAGGTTCAGAAGCAGAGCCTCCACGTGGCACTGCAGAAGCCCTAGAAACTTCTTACACTGTGCATGGAAACAGCCGGACAACCTCCCTCACAGTCCCGGAGGCAGCCCTGGACCACGCTCTTACTAGTGAGGTAATAGGACCATGAACAGTGAGGGGACCTGTGGCTAatgtaaaaatatacagaaaaacctTTTGAGGTGGTCTTTTCA
This genomic stretch from Pan paniscus chromosome 7, NHGRI_mPanPan1-v2.0_pri, whole genome shotgun sequence harbors:
- the TSPYL5 gene encoding testis-specific Y-encoded-like protein 5 translates to MSGRSRGRKSSRAKNRGKGRAKARVRPAPDDAPRDPDPSQYQSLGEDTQAAQVQAGAGWGGLEAAASAQLLRLGEEAACRLPLDCGLALRARAAGDHGQAAARPGPGKAASLSERLAADTVFVGTAGTVGRPKNAPRVGNRRGPAVKKAPETCSTAGRGPQVIAGGRQKKGAAGENTSVSAGEEKKEERVAGSGPPATEGSMDTLENVQLKLENMNAQADRAYLRLSRKFGQLRLQHLERRNHLIQNIPGFWGQAFQNHPQLASFLNSQEKEVLSYLNSLEVEELGLARLGYKIKFYFNRNPYFQNKVLIKEYGCGPSGQVVSRSTPIQWLPGHDLPSLSQGNPENNRSFFGWFSNHSSIESDKIVEIINEELWPNPLQFYLLSEGARVEKGKEKEGRQGPGKQPMETTQPGVSQSN